The genomic window GGATCGACGCAGAGCGCGCGAGCGATCGACACGCGTTGCCGCTGTCCGCCGGACAACTCGCGCGGACGCCGATCGATGAAGCTCCGCGACAGGCCCACCTGGTCGAGGATGCCCTCGACCGCCCGCCTCGGGTCGGTCGGCTTGGTGGTCCGGAGCGAGATCGCCTCGAGCAGGGTCTCCCCCACCTTCATCCGCGGGTCGAGCGAGTCGTAGGGGTCTTGGAAGATCATCTGCATCGTGCGGCGGTACTCCGCGAGCCGACGTCCTCGCAGCGCTCCCACGTTCTCACCGTTCAGCCGCATGCTGCCGGCGGAGGCCTGGTTGATGCCCATGAGCGTCCTGGCGATGGTGCTCTTCCCGGAGCCCGACTCGCCGGCGATGCCGAGGGTCTCGCCGGCACGGAGCTGGAAACTGACGCCCTGCACGGCGGGGACGCGGGACGCCCGTCGACCGATACCACCGGAGCGGCGGAACGTGACCTCGAGGTCCCGCACCTCGAGCAGCGCCTCGCCGGCCCGCGAGCGGCTGCTGGGAC from Plantibacter flavus includes these protein-coding regions:
- a CDS encoding ABC transporter ATP-binding protein; translated protein: MSRLDGSDLVNGPSSRSRAGEALLEVRDLEVTFRRSGGIGRRASRVPAVQGVSFQLRAGETLGIAGESGSGKSTIARTLMGINQASAGSMRLNGENVGALRGRRLAEYRRTMQMIFQDPYDSLDPRMKVGETLLEAISLRTTKPTDPRRAVEGILDQVGLSRSFIDRRPRELSGGQRQRVSIARALCVDPRLILCDEAVSALDVSVRAQVLNLLKDLQEELGLAYLFISHDLSTLRFMADHVGIMYLGRLVEIGTRDEIFENPQHPYTRALLSAVPEPIVRDRSTRLPRVRLTGEPPSAANPPSGCSFHPRCPMAQEVCRTVAPPLRTTTSGQDAACHFADPVLVPEPARIGADA